A window from Drosophila nasuta strain 15112-1781.00 chromosome 3, ASM2355853v1, whole genome shotgun sequence encodes these proteins:
- the LOC132789518 gene encoding LOW QUALITY PROTEIN: helicase ARIP4 (The sequence of the model RefSeq protein was modified relative to this genomic sequence to represent the inferred CDS: deleted 2 bases in 2 codons): protein MQSFKMEDGNQGRVQDTNMIENDGIPKPDPRTNVFGYQTPNNMLSHRNLMTSHAEMIANHPHLMPSLPEMSNNHPELSANLQERMASHSELMVNHPERVVNHAELIANQERIMNHPEMLARHQERTVSHAELIANQERIANHSELLANHQERIANHAEMIANQQGRLVNHAELLANHALANHAEMLANRSELMANHHALDIGGRTTATTNIGNMMPSILNPYAPNESLPDATTNNPSLVPPSAHGQKRKNTQNKDENASNKKNMLSAATAAEEKKNNHLRKNIRDVMNENNLDTTTLAAQREESERLARVADQQKSMREIRKQAVQQNFFRILNFEDSDEVKSPVDNPIVLPDDELASVTCDETSSSLSCSMDDVLDKDTSNEPTNEVVTIDDSSDDDCILLSEEEEEEDYNESDDATNSGLHVKDMYNIPDEYGRVVVNIAHPEGEETLYLAPQIAKVIKPHQIGGVRFLYDNIIESTRRFQKSSGFGCILAHSMGLGKTLQVVSFCDIFLRHTSAKTVLCVMPINTLQNWLSEFNMWIPRHSEDHNIRPRNFDIFVLNDQQKNLTARAKVILNWVHNGGVLLIGYELFRLLALKLVTTRKKKGKNLHHDAHDTSKDLMNMAFEALVKPGPDLVICDEGHRIKNSHAGISLALKQIRTRRRIVLTGYPLQNNLLEYWCMVDFVRPNYLGTRTEFCNMFERPIQNGQCVDSTPDDIKLMRYRAHVLHSLLLGFVQRRSHTVLQTTLPQKLEYVILVRMTPFQRKLYDTFMTDVVRKKAFPNPLKAFAVCCKIWNHPDVLYNFLKKCETDLDLEIDEESAKASANSSVEPGASNVAAPIISQSTELKPNLNGPPNQPTTNVGFNNSANSELNKNYADKSYCAQKEDQLNNYSNYNAEGKGNYWLDSTMLSKPSYVEVIKPTDTNMTKDFETITGSSQIVDLDTNEIKTVERNTLPIPVNQQHALNAGDNSTKSLNSINNDAIKKVVKPKRNDEFSCSWALDIMKNYVPDQISNSPKMEIFFCIMKESIFMGDRILLFSQSLLTLNLIEGFLKSSYVPGSTEFWIRNFSYFRLDGSTSSQERERLVNEFNANRNIKLFLISTRAGSLGINLTGANRVIIFDASWNPCHDTQAVYRIYRYGQTKPCYVYRIVMDKCLEKKIYDRQIKKQGMSDRIVDECNPEAHLSMKDITNLCHDYSSDDERAEGEVDKSDEAKATASTAQTGSATPTESATTTESATTTESATTSASAPATETETASTSASATETSTPTSTPTTAKIKDDPSVPTTTHLDPIINTIIELHKNYITKDPFLHESLLVDQKDRQLSQAEKRQAHRSYELEKKASVNQKLTYTSGKMQYKIVNNDGTVVTRPVASIKPIQTKKTNSTVTGGRSTRWIPAEVWQRQGMTAQEMTLPLDVVIPTNSSEKSNIILKAGQRVMVLKSTKGIYMQLDSGKIIAIRTTSKRTDDKSSKDDVIDITSDCDADTPKPKSSEPEKTTDKSTEQTSNGVAATKECPQREATDTTSFTSTGSISDLQQPKPQISQTNNHNQSVESNAATILQQPMPENVEYQKQQQLYKHEAQLPITESYNSSINVQPNTSHAQTTPSTNLPNNEFTENSYFAGKNVQHPFPPQYYTNYYDNKSTPTTPANYHLNNYTPYGHFNFSPYHSNFHSSPGYSGSSAAYINSNVFPRQPWNAVGNHQTSNESIRQQQYMGNTTYPINEWSSQ from the exons ATGCCGAGATGATTGCCAATCATCCACATTTGATGCCTAGCCTTCCGGAGATGTCAAATAATCATCCAGAGTTGTCAGCTAATCTTCAAGAGAGGATGGCCAGTCATTCAGAGTTGATGGTCAATCATCCCGAGAGAGTTGTCAATCATGCAGAATTAATTGCTAATCAGGAGAGGATTATGAATCATCCGGAAATGTTAGCCAGACATCAGGAAAGAACTGTCAGTCACGCAGAGTTGATTGCCAATCAGGAGAGGATTGCCAACCATTCAGAATTATTAGCGAATCATCAGGAGAGAATTGCCAATCACGCAGAAATGATTGCAAATCAACAGGGAAGGCTTGTCAATCACGCAGAGTTGCTTGCCAATCATGCGTTAGCGAATCATGCGGAAATGCTGGCAAATCGTTCCGAGTTGATGGCGAATCACCACGCCTTAGATATTGGAGGAAGAACTACTGCCACGACTAATATAGGAAACATGATGCCCTCTATCTTAAATCCATACGCACCCAACGAAAGTTTGCCGGATGCAACGACCAACAATCCATCACTTGTGCCTCCTTCTGCCCATGgtcaaaaacgaaaaaatacacaaaataagGATGAGAATGcaagcaacaagaagaacatgttgtcagctgcaacagcagctgaggAGAAGAAAAATAATCACCTAAGGAAAAATATACGAGATGTGATGAACGAGAACAATTTGGATACGACAACGCTGGCAGCTCAACGCGAAGAATCGGAACGATTAGCTCGAGTTGCCGATCAACAGAAATCGATGCGAGAAATTCGCAAACAGGCCGTGCAACAGAACTTCTTTCGCATTTTAAACTTTGAAGACTCCGATGAAGTTAAGAGTCCCGTAGATAATCCTATTGTCTTGCCGGATGATGAATTGGCATCAGTGACATGTGATGAAACGAGCAGTAGTTTAAGTTGCAGCATGGATGATGTTTTAGATAAAGACACTAGCAACGAACCAACAAATGAAGTAGTTACAATTGATGATAGTTCTGATGATGATTGCATATTGTTGtcggaggaggaagaggaggaggattACAATGAAAGTGACGATGCTACGAACAGTGGTTTGCATGTCAAGGATATGTATAATATACCCGATGAGTATGGCCGAGTTGTTGTGAATATTGCACACCCCGAGGGTGAAGAAACGTTATACTTGGCTCCTCAGATTGCTAAAGTTATCAAACCCCATCAAATTGGCGGCGTGCGT TTTTTATACGACAACATCATTGAATCGACAAGAAGATTTCAAAAATCCAGCGGCTTCGGTTGCATACTCGCTCATTCCATGGGGCTGGGCAAAACCTTGCAAGTTGTTTCCTTctgtgatatatttttaagacaCACTTCGGCCAAGACCGTGCTCTGCGTGATGCCAATTAATACTCTACAAAATTGGCTAAGCGAGTTCAATATGTGGATACCACGCCACTCAGAAGATCACAACATTCGTCCACGTaatttcgatatttttgtGCTGAACGatcagcaa aaaaatctGACTGCTCGAGCAAAGGTAATTCTGAATTGGGTGCACAATGGTGGAGTTCTATTGATAGGCTACGAATTGTTTCGCTTACTCGCCCTGAAGTTGGTAACGACGCGCAAGAAGAAGGGGAAAAATCTGCACCATGATGCACATGATACGAGCAAGGATCTAATGAATATGGCATTTGAAGCATTGGTAAAGCCCGGTCCGGATTTGGTAATTTGCGATGAAGGACATCGCATCAAGAACTCGCATGCTGGCATCTCACTTGCATTGAAACAAATACGAACTCGTCGTCGCATTGTTCTCACCGGATATCCactacaaaataatttattggaGTACTGGTGCATGGTGGACTTTGTGCGTCCTAACTATCTTGGTACTCGTACTGAGTTCTGCAACATGTTTGAGAGGCCAATACAGAATGGTCAATGTGTCGACTCGACTCCCGATGATATCAAGCTAATGAGATATAGAGCGCATGTTCTGCATTCTTTGCTTTTGGGTTTTGTGCAACGACGTTCACATACTGTACTCCAAACAACTTTACCACAAAAGTTGGAGTATGTTATCCTCGTGCGAATGACGCCTTTTCAACGCAAGCTTTACGATACCTTCATGACGGATGTGGTGCGTAAGAAGGCATTTCCCAATCCATTGAAAGCTTTTGCAGTCTGTTGTAAGATTTGGAATCATCCCGATGTTTTGTACAACTTTCTAAAAAAATGTGAGACTGATTTAGATTTAGAAATTGATGAAGAATCTGCCAAGGCCTCTGCAAATTCAAGCGTTGAGCCAGGAGCGAGTAATGTTGCTGCACCAATAATCTCTCAGAGCACTGAACTCAAACCTAATTTGAATGGACCTCCAAATCAACCGACAACTAACGTTGGCTTTAATAACTCTGCTAACtctgaattaaataaaaactacgCAGATAAAAG CTACTGCGCGCAAAAGGAGGATCAACTCAACAACTATAGTAACTACAATGCAGAAGGCAAAGGCAATTATTGGTTGGATTCTACAATGCTGTCGAAGCCGAGCTATGTGGAGGTTATAAAGCCAACAGATACGAATATGACAAAAGATTTTGAAACTATCACTGGCTCATCGCAAATTGTTGATTTGGATACGAATGAAATCAAAACTGTGGAAAGAAATACGTTGCCTATTCCCGTAAATCAACAACACGCATTAAATGCTGGCGATAATTCTACAAAGAGCCTTAACAGTATTAACAATGACGCAATAAAGAAAGTCGTCaaaccaaaaagaaatgaCGAGTTCTCATGTTCCTGGGCTCTTGACATTATGAAGAACTACGTGCCCGACCAAATATCCAATTCACCTAAAATGGagatatttttttgcattatgAAGGAGAGCATATTTATGGGCGATCGTATATTGTTATTTAGTCAAAGTCTGCTAACATTGAATCTGATCGAAGGTTTCCTAAAATCAAGTTATGTGCCAGGTAGCACAGAGTTTTGGATCCGCAATTTTTCCTATTTCC GACTCGATGGCTCGACCTCCTCAcaggaaagagagagacttGTAAATGAGTTCAACGCGAATCGTAATATTAAGCTCTTCTTAATATCTACCAGAGCGGGTTCTTTGGGTATCAACTTGACTGGCGCAAACCGAGTTATCATATTTGATGCCAGCTGGAATCCTTGCCACGACACACAAGCTGTATATAGAATCTATCG TTATGGTCAAACAAAACCATGTTATGTGTACAGAATTGTCATGGATAAATGCCTGGAAAAGAAGATTTATGATCGACAAATCAAAAAGCAAGGAATGTCGGATAGAATTGTTGATGAGTGCAATCCCGAGGCACATTTATCAATGAAAGATATCACAAATTTATGCCACGATTACAGCTCAGATGATGAGCGTGCGGAGGGTGAAGTTGATAAATCTGATGAGGCCAAGGCAACTGCGTCAACAGCTCAAACTGGATCGGCAACTCCAACTGAATCAGCAACTACAACTGAATCCGCTACTACAACTGAATCAGCAACTACATCTGCGTCTGCCcctgcaactgaaactgaaactgcaTCTACATCTGCATCGGCAACTGAAACTTCAACaccaacttcaactccaacgACAGCGAAGATAAAAGACGATCCCTCAGTTCCGACAACCACGCATTTGGATCCCATAATTAATACCATTATTGAATTGCATAAGAACTATATAACAAAAGATCCCTTCCTTCATGAAAGTTTACTGGTTGATCAGAAGGACAGACAGTTGTCGCAAGCTGAGAAAAGACAGGCACATCGAAGTTATGAGCTTGAAAAGAAAGCATCCGTGAATCAAAAACTCACGTATACTTCAGGGAAAATGCAATATAAAATTGTGAACAACGATGGCACTGTTGTTACTCGACCCGTCGCATCG ataAAACCAATTCagacaaagaaaacaaacagtACTGTGACTGGAGGTCGCTCGACACGATGGATTCCTGCTGAAGTGTGGCAAAGGCAAGGCATGACCGCTCAGGAAATGACATTGCCACTTG atgTTGTCATTCCAACAAATTCATCGGAGAAATCAAACATAATACTCAAAGCGGGACAAAGGGTTATGGTgttaaaatcaacaaaaggCATCTACATGCAATTGGATAGTGgcaaaattattgcaattcGGACAACTTCCAAGCGCACCGATGATAAGAGTAGCAAAGATGACGTGATTGACATAACATCTGATTGTGATGCAGATACGCCCAAGCCCAAGTCATCAGAGCCAG AAAAAACGACGGATAAATCTACCGAACAAACCTCAAATGGCGTGGCCGCTACTAAAGAGTGCCCACAACGCGAGGCCACAGATACAACTTCTTTCACGAGCACTGGAAGCATCAGCGATTTGCAGCAACCAAAACCACAAATATCACAGACTAATAACCATAATCAAAGCGTCGAAAGTAATGCAGCAACAATATTGCAACAACCGATGCCGGAAAATGTAGAAtatcaaaagcaacaacagctttaTAAGCATGAAGCGCAGTTGCCCATTACCGAATCCTATAATAGTTCCATTAACGTTCAGCCGAATACATCACATGCACAAACAACTCCATCAACTAATCTACCCAATAATGAATTTACTGAGAATTCCTATTTTGCTGGCAAAAATGTGCAGCATCCATTTCCTCCCCAATATTATACTAATTATTACGACAATAAGAGCACGCCGACAACGCCCGCAAATTATCATCTCAACAATTACACGCCCTACGGTCATTTCAATTTCTCTCCCTATCATTCCAACTTCCATTCATCGCCTGGTTATAGTGGTAGCTCTGCAGCATATATTAACTCCAATGTGTTTCCGAGACAACCATGGAATGCCGTTGGTAATCATCAGACGAGCAATGAATCGATTCGTCAGCAGCAATATATGGGAAATACAACATACCCAATCAATGAATGGTCCtcacaataa
- the LOC132789519 gene encoding uncharacterized protein LOC132789519 — translation MFGQHLWTINIIYIAFGIIIVAYAAIILADNVRPQSGAFYVYNPLGHSQPNKLRKLYWYSMGQPILTPRKQRMASFQMKQRYQNIPIKITSTFTNPVRNTYRNAYDASISASALKSYMNSVSLPTTALPKNSPRFQPSNPYDEPTYEDNKSCVEKNITMAAQHSGITVAQHLRPVQITSVPYNIPPITPLPIVPYVSHTYFTLDDVVIPSSSENLLYYKPEEKQIIPEVTPPPLTTQRSKSAESPLIDIFNIFGIEPEEKPIEEKPQELVRDSEITTTSWMPVTMNIIKNETKMDIKPFKPMSLSQTMVENVLNIVTNHKNSTLIPEIETVANSSKELCKDCLKDEILTTLSPILNEIEDKKIEKTKEKNPVKKYERHR, via the exons ATGTTCGGGCAACATCTTTGGACcatcaatattatatatattgcttttg GTATAATAATTGTTGCATATGCAGCAATTATATTGGCAGACAATGTTCGACCACAATCGGGG GCTTTCTATGTTTACAATCCTCTAGGTCATAGTCAACCAAATAAGCTGCGAAAGCTTTACTGGTATTCGATGGGACAACCGATCTTAACTCCTAGGAAACAACGAATGGCTAGCTTTCAGATGAAGCAACGATATCAAAATATTCCGATTAAAATTACCTCAACCTTTACGAATCCAGTGAG GAACACTTATCGCAATGCCTATGATGCCTCAATATCTGCAAGTGCATTGAAGTCATATATGAATTCGGTCAGCTTACCAACGACGGCATTACCAAAGAATTCACCAAGATTTCAGCCCAGCAACCCATATGATGAGCCCACTTATGAGGATAACAAAAGTTGCGTAGAGAAGAATATTACAATGGCGGCTCAGCACAGTGGAATAACAGTGGCACAACATCTGCGACCAGTGCAGATTACTTCCGTGCCGTATAACATTCCCCCAATCACTCCACTTCCAATTGTACCTTATGTATCCCATACCTACTTTACCCTTGATGATGTTGTCATTCCCAGTTCTTCTGAGAACCTGCTCTATTACAAGCCCGAAGAGAAGCAAATAATTCCCGAGGTTACACCGCCTCCCTTAACTACACAAAGAAGTAAATCCGCTGAAAGTCCGTTAATCGacatctttaatatttttggcattgaGCCAGAGGAGAAACCCATAGAAGAAAAACCCCAAGAATTAGTCAGGGATTCAGAGATAACCACAACATCATGGATGCCAGTTACAATGaatatcataaaaaatgaaaccaaaatGGACATAAAACCTTTTAAGCCAATGTCATTAAGCCAAACTATGGTTGAGAACGTATTGAATATTGTAACCAACCATAAAAATTCAACCCTAATACCAGAAATTGAAACCGTCGCGAACTCAAGCAAAGAACTATGTAAAGATTGTTTGAAAGATGAAATATTGACAACTTTGAGTCCCATATTGAATGAGATTGAAGACAAAAAGAttgagaaaacaaaagaaaagaatccagtaaaaaaatatgaaagacATCGATAA
- the LOC132789612 gene encoding muscle LIM protein 1 isoform X1 translates to MPFVPVETPKCPACGKSVYAAEERVAGGYKFHKTCFKCSMCNKALDSTNCTEHEKELFCKNCHGRKYGPKGYGFGGGAGCLSMDSGAHLNRE, encoded by the exons ATGCCTTTCGTTCCCGTAGAGACTCCCAAGTGCCCAGCGTGCGGCAAGTCGGTATACGCTGCCGAGGAGCGCGTTGCTGGTGGTTACAAATTCCATAAGACTTGCTTCAAGTGCA GTATGTGCAACAAGGCTCTGGACTCGACAAACTGCACTGAGCACGAGAAGGAACTGTTCTGCAAAAACTGCCACGGACGCAAGTACGGTCCTAAGGGATACGGCTTTGGCGGTGGTGCTGGTTGCCTGTCGATGGACTCGGGGGCACATTTAAATAGAGA ATAG
- the LOC132789612 gene encoding muscle LIM protein 1 isoform X2 — translation MPFVPVETPKCPACGKSVYAAEERVAGGYKFHKTCFKCSMCNKALDSTNCTEHEKELFCKNCHGRKYGPKGYGFGGGAGCLSMDSGAHLNRE, via the exons ATGCCTTTCGTTCCCGTAGAGACTCCCAAGTGCCCAGCGTGCGGCAAGTCGGTATACGCTGCCGAGGAGCGCGTTGCTGGTGGTTACAAATTCCATAAGACTTGCTTCAAGTGCA GTATGTGCAACAAGGCTCTGGACTCGACAAACTGCACTGAGCACGAGAAGGAACTGTTCTGCAAAAACTGCCACGGACGCAAGTACGGTCCTAAGGGATACGGCTTTGGCGGTGGTGCTGGTTGCCTGTCGATGGACTCGGGGGCACATTTAAATAGAGAGTAA
- the LOC132793031 gene encoding uncharacterized protein LOC132793031, which yields MHRYTHNSLTRRRKSVKRVPYNFIFAVQKKFRDSKLGSQAFGSNLEEHRPIDKYCMQTTTLQLHAKIPFIGCLSYVAHLDIEINLKNILTIRNGEDPIYLNGWKRPALHNFLSAVRDRINQSVNLIPYKLKTSSYHQVDKICCRRLSDLLRVREKLLIYQITTLMTWLEVQIEILNTEKQFNRIADIQEKKKLILLNMHKERQNINRLLRLIEQKSVTSINTNKECYTQDLYLQEAMDLLLRQTFKNISSINDPQNSNFIKPLTKVEYFNLYFWLLKKNIDKNSIFYRKNIDTIKKIHKHYKPKQFVNSGLKTNKYDFSEASENMATETSKKSLQNQCNIIMNITTQTEPLVIPNEHEAQLARIEGSSSPSKHFPKTQILQDEERLLLDRLKEDLALELFEESKKGLSKKDASSNSIVSLLWLRCTQTDNIKEMQNFRSNRMKFDGQGNDDSIDNFIRYELCNVDLLWENLYAISVDVIQALVDELILQYITMLTKNIFNEPHKISC from the exons ATGCATAGGTATACACATAATTCATTAACGAGACGACGAAAATCAGTTAAAAGAGTTCcctataattttatatttgctgTGCAAAAGAAATTTAGAGATAGCAAATTAGGATCTCAAGCCTTTGGATCCAATTTAGAAGAACATAGACCAATAGATAAGTATTGCATGCAGACAACAACTTTACAACTTCATGCCAAAATACCATTTATTGGATGTTTAAGCTATGTAGCACACTTAGacatagaaataaatttgaaaaatatattaacaattCGTAATGGTGAAGAtccaatatatttaaatggtTGGAAGCGACCTGCACTACATAATTTTCTAAGTGCTGTAAGAGATCGTATTAATCAGAGTGTCAACCTTATACCATACAAGCTAAAGACTTCTTCATATCATCAAGTCGATAAAATATGCTGTAGACGACTTTCAGATCTTTTGAGAGTACGTGAAAAGCTattgatatatcaaataacTACATTAATGACATGGCTTGaagttcaaattgaaatacttaACACCGAAAAGCAATTTAATAGAATTGCAGATATTcaagagaagaagaaattaatattattaaatatgcataaggagcgacaaaatataaatag GTTATTGCGACTTATTGAACAAAAGTCTGTAACTTCCATCAATACGAATAAAGAATGTTATACTCAGGATCTTTATTTACAAGAGGCCATGGACTTACTGCTAAGGCAGACTTTTAAGAATATTTCGAGCATAAATGATCCTCAAAATAGTAATTTCATTAAGCCTTTGACAAAAGTCGAATACTTTAACCTGTACTTCTGGCTTCTAAAAAAGAATATCGACAAGAACTCTATTTTTTATCGCAAAAATATTGATACGATTAAGAAAATTCATAAACATTATAAGCCTAAACAATTTGTGAATAGTGgactaaaaacaaataaatatgatttttcaGAAGCAAGCGAAAATATGGCAACTGAAACTTCGAAAAAATCATTGCAAAATCAATGCAATATTATTATG AACATTACAACTCAGACTGAGCCATTGGTCATCCCCAACGAACATGAAGCTCAATTAGCTCGAATAGAAGGATCCTCATCACCAAGTAAACATTTTCCCAAAACTC agatcCTTCAAGATGAGGAGCGTTTGTTGTTGGATCGTCTAAAAGAGGATCTAGCATTAGAATTATTTGAAGAGTCTAAAAAGGGACTAAGTAAAAAAGATGCATCTTCAAACTCGATCGTTTCATTGCTGTGGTTGCGGTGCACACAAACGGATAATATTAAGGAAATGCAGAACTTTCGTTCCAATCGCATGAAATTCGATGGTCAAGGTAATGACGATTCTATTGATAACTTCATCAGATACGAGTTATGTAATGTGGACTTACTTTGGGAAAATCTGTATGCTATATCTGTAGATGTTATACAGGCATTGGTCGATGAATTAATATTGCAATATATAACAATGTTAACGaagaacatttttaatgaaccACATAAGATTAGTTGTtga
- the LOC132793883 gene encoding acid-sensing ion channel 4-A, protein MRKEFLAQSCKTIIKELYFGNKLIEDCESIFNFHELEVGNCFLANNLMDYKTIEKLPLKYTSSDKVRNVTIVLHNDLLYKYQLYIHSPEDLPYFNAEVFSVTTRPTVYSFNIEELHNNIEVIDEKVNQRMCKFPQETPHSRFVYSFSTCMSRIRMQMEIDACNCSVFNAQDGVNYCDIKGVKCLQDANISNKVKDYVSINLVCLPSCMEQQISFVGTIEKGTEQRDFHVEIDIASPASARFYRIVTQSRLDLIVAVGGVIGLFIGASLLNILEVISMILQKTKLLIWH, encoded by the exons ATGAGAAAGGAg TTTCTTGCACAATCGTGCAAGACCATAATTAAAGAACTTTATTTCGGCAATAAGTTGATTGAAGATTGCGaatcaatattcaattttcatgAGCTCGAAGTTGGAAACTGTTTTCTCGCCAACAATTTAATGGACTA taaaacCATCGAAAAATTaccattaaaatatacatcgTCCGATAAAGTACGCAATGTAACAATAGTTTTACATAATGATCTGCTATACAAATATCAA tTATATATTCACAGTCCTGAAGATTTACCATATTTTAATGCAGAAGTCTTTTCGGTAACAACCAGGCCTACAGTCTACAGTTTTAATATTGAAGAGCTGCACAACAATATCGAAGTTATTGATGAAAAGGTCAATCAACGAATGTGCAAATTTCCACAGGAAACGCCACATTCAAGATTCGTTTATAG CTTTTCAACCTGCATGTCACGAATTAGAATGCAAATGGAGATCGATGCTTGCAATTGTTCTGTTTTTAATGCCCAAGACG GTGTCAATTACTGCGATATCAAAGGAGTCAAATGTTTGCAGGATG CTAACATATCGAATAAAGTAAAGGATTACGTGAGCATTAATTTGGTTTGCTTACCTTCATGCATGGAACAACAGATAAGTTTTGTCGG AACAATAGAGAAGGGTACTGAACAAAGGGATTTCCATGTTGAAATTGATATTGCCAGTCCAGCTTCAGCCAGATTCTATCGCATTGTTACGCAATCCAGATTGGATCTTATTG TTGCTGTTGGGGGAGTTATAGGGCTCTTCATTGGCGCATCTCTGCTCAATATCTTGGAAGTCATTTCTATGATTCTACAAAAAACTAAGCTATTGATTTGGcactaa